The following coding sequences are from one Mycobacterium bourgelatii window:
- a CDS encoding DNA polymerase IV, translated as MTGPNNPQHDWVLHVDLDQFLASVELRRRPELVGLPVIVGGSGDPTEPRKVVTCASYEARKLGVQAGMPLRSAARRCPDATFLPSDPAAYDAASDEVMALLRDLGHPVEVWGWDEAYVGVPASTDPQQVAERIRSVVLSQTGLSCSVGISDNKQRAKVATGFAKPAGIFTLTDANWMTLMADRSVDSLWGVGPKTAKKLATLDISTVHQLANSDGELLTSAFGPRTGLWLLLLAKGGGDTNVSAEPWIPRSRSHVVTFPRDLTDRAEMNSAIKELAQRALDEVIAESRIVTRVAVTVRTATFYTRTKIRKLDKPTTEADVIIDAALRILGLFELDRPVRLLGVRLELELPG; from the coding sequence GTGACCGGTCCGAACAACCCGCAGCACGACTGGGTCCTGCACGTCGACCTCGACCAATTCTTGGCGTCCGTGGAACTGCGCCGCCGCCCGGAACTGGTGGGGCTACCGGTGATTGTGGGCGGGAGCGGCGATCCCACGGAGCCACGCAAAGTGGTCACCTGCGCCTCGTATGAAGCCCGAAAACTCGGGGTGCAGGCCGGGATGCCGCTGCGCAGCGCCGCCCGACGCTGCCCGGACGCCACCTTCCTGCCCTCGGACCCGGCAGCGTACGACGCGGCTTCCGACGAAGTGATGGCCTTGTTGCGCGACCTTGGACATCCCGTCGAGGTATGGGGGTGGGACGAGGCGTACGTCGGCGTGCCCGCGTCGACCGATCCGCAGCAGGTCGCCGAACGGATCCGTTCCGTCGTGCTGTCGCAGACCGGGCTGTCCTGCTCGGTAGGGATCAGCGACAACAAGCAGCGGGCCAAGGTCGCCACCGGTTTTGCCAAACCGGCCGGAATTTTCACCCTCACCGACGCCAACTGGATGACTTTGATGGCCGACCGCTCGGTCGACTCGTTGTGGGGCGTTGGCCCGAAAACCGCTAAAAAGCTTGCAACGCTTGATATATCGACCGTCCATCAACTGGCTAACAGCGATGGTGAATTGCTCACATCGGCATTCGGGCCGCGCACCGGCCTGTGGCTGCTCCTGCTCGCCAAGGGCGGCGGAGACACGAACGTCAGCGCCGAGCCTTGGATCCCGCGCTCGCGCAGCCACGTCGTCACCTTCCCGCGCGACCTTACCGACCGAGCCGAAATGAATTCGGCGATAAAGGAATTGGCGCAACGGGCACTGGACGAGGTAATTGCGGAATCCCGTATCGTCACCCGGGTGGCGGTCACCGTCCGGACCGCAACGTTCTACACGCGCACGAAAATTCGCAAACTCGATAAGCCCACCACCGAAGCCGACGTCATCATTGACGCCGCTCTACGCATCCTGGGATTGTTCGAGCTGGACCGGCCGGTCCGACTACTCGGCGTCCGACTGGAGCTCGAACTGCCCGGCTAG
- a CDS encoding helix-turn-helix transcriptional regulator, with product MPGQYAEHRDLSLPTYWHSLKGGGHSGGSSRSCHCGVEEAVPAGETVTPLIGRDADLAALESALDSAKNGGGEVFLVAGDAGAGKTRLAREFIRRAEANGTVALWGGCSELDFSLPYLPFNEAIGAYVATADVACLRERLGSLADAVSAIVPGLSSGAPQRFDLTNGGARLQLFEAVIAVLRAVAHTAPSGVILVVDDVQWADASTRELLDFVARRARQLPLLLVMTYRSDEVSPSHSLRVILDGWRRAGLASTLPVRPLTAPEVRRLICARLGVDRVSHGFVDMLFARSGGVPLVVEQLLEHAINSGQMFERDGVWQYSALSKLDMPDSLAAGILRRLDRLESAHVRVVTAAAVLGRVFDPRLLPELTELPVNTVSAALHASVNAQLLDTDTADRSRLCFRHPLIHEAVYKAIAVWDVTDLHARAADVLSRVLPPAPVIDRARHLLAAGRTSDAAPLCADAAEMAARSGAFAEAAALYEHALAGVSDPGERGELLCEQGRMLSASGRPVTAVVPLKEGVELLQRVAHPSTPKVMLALGASHWFAGDHRASFEAFDAARVLLEKMPPSSDLASAYARVAMWHNSILDCKVGLEYADRALAMAEELDAELARAPALTYRGVALCELGQRDEGLALIDRGVAEAVRLVLPEERATGLALSAEQRAFAMRARELPQICEELRAVHTGPATEVYASLIEAIAVRFLGDAGETEMAARALVAGGEALGCGLLAFLGREILAGAWLERGRLDDAAALMEDLGSREGMWQRSFGPNRVALAMARGDAELAANEARNLLDRLPAVVSDPFVASIAVPALLAAQDEDEAEHWVAAALGPDRHPMAVGAAADLAAYRGDLQTAVALYTEALDGAWGAGYRQLASQYRARLDAIVDGRSAGEPSEVRNSAGALLSPRELEILGLLARGKTDQQIADTVFITIRTVRSYLDRIRSKTGCRRRSELTLLAVELGLLEG from the coding sequence GTGCCCGGACAATACGCCGAACATCGCGATCTGTCGCTACCGACTTATTGGCATTCCCTGAAAGGTGGGGGACACAGCGGGGGGTCATCGCGGTCGTGTCACTGCGGTGTCGAAGAGGCCGTCCCGGCGGGTGAAACGGTTACCCCACTGATCGGCAGGGATGCGGATCTCGCGGCGTTGGAGAGCGCGCTTGATTCCGCCAAAAACGGTGGGGGAGAAGTATTTCTGGTAGCCGGCGACGCCGGCGCGGGCAAGACGCGGCTGGCGCGTGAGTTCATCCGACGTGCGGAGGCTAACGGGACCGTTGCCCTGTGGGGCGGATGCAGCGAACTCGACTTCTCGTTGCCCTACCTGCCCTTCAATGAAGCGATCGGTGCTTACGTCGCAACCGCTGACGTGGCCTGCCTGCGGGAACGGTTGGGGTCCCTGGCCGACGCGGTGAGCGCGATTGTTCCGGGACTTTCGAGCGGAGCGCCGCAACGATTCGACCTCACCAACGGCGGGGCCCGCCTTCAGCTCTTCGAGGCCGTCATCGCGGTGCTGCGCGCGGTGGCCCACACGGCGCCGTCGGGAGTGATCCTCGTGGTGGATGACGTGCAGTGGGCTGATGCTTCGACGCGGGAACTCCTCGACTTCGTCGCCCGCCGGGCCCGCCAGCTTCCGTTGCTGCTGGTGATGACGTACCGGTCTGACGAGGTCAGTCCGTCGCATTCGTTACGGGTCATCCTTGACGGGTGGCGACGTGCGGGTCTCGCATCGACGCTGCCGGTGCGTCCGCTCACGGCGCCCGAAGTTCGCCGGCTTATCTGTGCCCGGCTCGGTGTTGACCGGGTCAGCCACGGATTTGTGGATATGCTTTTCGCTCGTTCGGGGGGCGTGCCGTTGGTGGTGGAGCAACTGCTGGAGCACGCGATCAACTCGGGACAGATGTTCGAGCGCGACGGCGTATGGCAGTACTCCGCGCTGTCCAAACTCGACATGCCCGATTCGTTGGCGGCGGGAATCCTCCGGCGACTGGACCGGCTCGAAAGTGCGCACGTGCGCGTCGTGACCGCTGCGGCCGTGCTGGGACGTGTGTTCGACCCACGGTTGCTTCCAGAGCTCACAGAGCTGCCGGTGAACACGGTATCGGCCGCGCTGCATGCCTCGGTCAACGCCCAACTCCTCGACACCGACACCGCTGACCGCAGCCGGCTGTGCTTCCGCCACCCCCTCATCCACGAGGCGGTATACAAGGCGATCGCGGTGTGGGACGTCACGGATCTACATGCCCGGGCCGCCGACGTGCTCTCGCGCGTGCTGCCACCCGCGCCCGTCATCGATCGTGCTCGTCACCTGCTTGCGGCCGGCCGCACGTCCGACGCGGCGCCGCTCTGTGCTGACGCCGCGGAGATGGCCGCGCGAAGCGGCGCGTTCGCCGAGGCGGCAGCACTCTACGAACATGCTTTGGCCGGCGTTAGTGATCCCGGCGAGCGGGGTGAGTTGTTGTGCGAGCAGGGGCGCATGTTGTCCGCAAGCGGTCGGCCGGTGACCGCCGTCGTGCCGCTGAAAGAAGGCGTCGAACTCCTCCAACGAGTCGCACATCCCTCCACGCCGAAGGTGATGCTCGCCCTTGGTGCCAGCCATTGGTTTGCCGGTGATCACCGGGCTTCCTTCGAGGCGTTCGATGCCGCTCGCGTCCTGCTCGAAAAGATGCCGCCCAGTTCGGATCTCGCGTCGGCCTACGCGCGCGTGGCGATGTGGCACAACTCCATCCTGGACTGCAAGGTTGGTCTGGAATACGCCGATCGCGCATTGGCGATGGCCGAGGAGCTGGACGCGGAGCTAGCGCGCGCGCCAGCACTTACGTACCGCGGTGTCGCGCTGTGTGAGCTGGGACAGCGCGACGAAGGGCTGGCGTTGATCGATCGGGGCGTCGCCGAAGCGGTGCGGTTGGTCCTTCCCGAGGAGAGGGCGACAGGCCTCGCGTTAAGTGCCGAGCAACGAGCTTTCGCGATGCGTGCGCGTGAGCTGCCACAGATTTGCGAAGAGCTTCGCGCTGTCCATACCGGCCCGGCGACCGAGGTCTATGCATCACTGATCGAGGCGATCGCGGTGCGTTTCCTGGGTGACGCTGGTGAAACGGAAATGGCTGCCCGGGCACTAGTGGCTGGTGGCGAAGCGTTGGGGTGCGGCCTGCTCGCCTTTCTGGGTCGCGAGATCCTGGCGGGTGCCTGGCTGGAGCGGGGACGGCTCGACGATGCCGCGGCGCTGATGGAGGACCTCGGTTCACGAGAGGGCATGTGGCAACGCAGTTTCGGTCCCAATCGGGTAGCACTCGCCATGGCCAGGGGTGACGCGGAACTCGCCGCAAACGAGGCGAGAAACCTGCTAGATCGGTTGCCGGCAGTCGTGAGCGACCCGTTCGTCGCCAGTATTGCCGTGCCGGCACTGCTGGCCGCGCAAGACGAGGACGAGGCCGAGCACTGGGTGGCCGCCGCCCTTGGTCCGGATCGGCACCCGATGGCCGTGGGAGCTGCCGCCGATCTGGCGGCGTACCGAGGTGACCTGCAAACCGCGGTAGCTCTATATACGGAAGCGCTCGACGGTGCATGGGGTGCGGGTTATCGCCAGCTTGCGTCGCAATACCGGGCCCGACTCGACGCGATCGTTGACGGCCGGTCGGCTGGGGAGCCGAGTGAGGTACGGAATTCAGCTGGCGCACTGTTGAGTCCGCGTGAGCTGGAAATCCTCGGGCTGCTCGCTCGCGGAAAGACGGATCAGCAGATTGCCGACACGGTGTTCATCACGATCCGTACGGTGCGTTCGTATCTGGACCGGATCCGGTCCAAGACCGGCTGCCGTCGCCGCTCGGAGCTGACGCTGTTGGCGGTGGAGCTGGGCCTGCTCGAGGGCTGA
- a CDS encoding beta-1,3-glucanase family protein, with protein sequence MSFTLADAHNFQIPPEFQGGRIWMSIKEPLYIAVNATDTGYAGPDPINTLDPNYSTVYDWFELAYKTRTAKVWR encoded by the coding sequence ATGTCATTCACTCTCGCCGACGCGCACAACTTCCAGATCCCGCCCGAATTCCAAGGCGGCCGGATATGGATGTCGATCAAGGAGCCGCTCTACATCGCCGTCAATGCCACCGACACGGGCTATGCGGGTCCTGACCCGATCAATACTCTCGACCCGAACTACAGCACGGTCTATGACTGGTTTGAGCTGGCATACAAGACGCGAACAGCCAAAGTTTGGCGCTGA